A portion of the Musa acuminata AAA Group cultivar baxijiao chromosome BXJ1-1, Cavendish_Baxijiao_AAA, whole genome shotgun sequence genome contains these proteins:
- the LOC135676115 gene encoding E3 ubiquitin-protein ligase GW2-like isoform X2: protein MGNRISGSRRRPVEERLTRPQRILRQPTDLDYKKLRKLILARKLAPCFDALDEVPHHPRDLEECPICFFYYPSLNRSRCCSKGICTECFLQMKPSDASRPVQCPFCKTSWYAVEYRGARTEEEKDLERAEEQKVTEAKLRMQHEYEIVGQVIPSGAQNIREMSERGASLMQGNDLDGPFRTCNNRNENLSVNLEEVMVMEAIWDSLHMIDSRLQKSAANQISGSSNMVGFGNAEHEIVDATCLQSSGEVSSTDTMPVEAAVGISRLPGQNLLQAQHPEPDCESQAKLKPHGSSAEESNIRVSLVECLATSFDSDEEHT from the exons ATGGGGAACCGGATCAGCGGCTCCCGTCGGAGGCCGGTGGAGGAGCGCCTCACCCGGCCGCAGCGCATCCTTCGGCAACCCACCGATCTGGACTACAAGAAGCTCCGCAAGCTCATTCTCGCCCGGAAGCTCGCCCCCTGCTTCGACGCCCTCGACGAGGTCCCCCACCACCCCCGCGATCTCGAGGAGTGCCCCATTTGCTTCTTC TACTATCCCAGCCTGAATCGATCCCGGTGTTGCTCGAAAGGCATTTGCACTG AGTGTTTTCTGCAGATGAAGCCTTCCGATGCGAGTCGTCCCGTTCA ATGCCCATTCTGCAAGACTTCCTGGTATGCAGTTGAGTATCGTGGTGCTAGAACTGAGGAAGAGAAGGACCTAGAACGAGCT GAAGAGCAAAAGGTCACTGAAGCAAAACTTAGGATGCAACATGAATATGAAATTGTTGGGCAAGTTATACCATCAG GTGCGCAGAATATTAGGGAAATGTCTGAACGAGGGGCCTCTCTGATGCAAGGAAATGACCTGGATGGTCCTTTCCGGACTTGCAATAACAG GAATGAAAATCTAAGTGTAAACCTTGAAGAAGTCATGGTCATGGAAGCTATATGGGACTCTCTTCACATGATT GATTCCAGATTACAGAAAAGTGCTGCAAATCAAATTTCTGGATCTAGCAATATGGTTGGATTCGGAAATGCAGAACATGAAATTGTTGATGCAACTTGTTTACAATCATCTGGCGAAGTATCTTCAACAGATACAATGCCTGTGGAAGCTGCAGTTGGTATTTCAAGATTACCTGGTCAAAATCTCTTGCAGGCACAGCATCCTGAGCCAGATTGTGAAAGTCAGGCCAAGTTGAAGCCACATGGAAGTTCAGCTGAAGAATCAAATATAAGGGTATCACTGGTTGAATGTTTGGCTACATCTTTCGATTCAGACGAAGAGCATACTTGA
- the LOC135676115 gene encoding E3 ubiquitin-protein ligase GW2-like isoform X1 has translation MGNRISGSRRRPVEERLTRPQRILRQPTDLDYKKLRKLILARKLAPCFDALDEVPHHPRDLEECPICFFYYPSLNRSRCCSKGICTECFLQMKPSDASRPVQYPTLSSSSCAVTSWYAVEYRGARTEEEKDLERAEEQKVTEAKLRMQHEYEIVGQVIPSGAQNIREMSERGASLMQGNDLDGPFRTCNNRNENLSVNLEEVMVMEAIWDSLHMIDSRLQKSAANQISGSSNMVGFGNAEHEIVDATCLQSSGEVSSTDTMPVEAAVGISRLPGQNLLQAQHPEPDCESQAKLKPHGSSAEESNIRVSLVECLATSFDSDEEHT, from the exons ATGGGGAACCGGATCAGCGGCTCCCGTCGGAGGCCGGTGGAGGAGCGCCTCACCCGGCCGCAGCGCATCCTTCGGCAACCCACCGATCTGGACTACAAGAAGCTCCGCAAGCTCATTCTCGCCCGGAAGCTCGCCCCCTGCTTCGACGCCCTCGACGAGGTCCCCCACCACCCCCGCGATCTCGAGGAGTGCCCCATTTGCTTCTTC TACTATCCCAGCCTGAATCGATCCCGGTGTTGCTCGAAAGGCATTTGCACTG AGTGTTTTCTGCAGATGAAGCCTTCCGATGCGAGTCGTCCCGTTCAGTATCCTACACTGTCTTCATCGTCTTGTGCTGTG ACTTCCTGGTATGCAGTTGAGTATCGTGGTGCTAGAACTGAGGAAGAGAAGGACCTAGAACGAGCT GAAGAGCAAAAGGTCACTGAAGCAAAACTTAGGATGCAACATGAATATGAAATTGTTGGGCAAGTTATACCATCAG GTGCGCAGAATATTAGGGAAATGTCTGAACGAGGGGCCTCTCTGATGCAAGGAAATGACCTGGATGGTCCTTTCCGGACTTGCAATAACAG GAATGAAAATCTAAGTGTAAACCTTGAAGAAGTCATGGTCATGGAAGCTATATGGGACTCTCTTCACATGATT GATTCCAGATTACAGAAAAGTGCTGCAAATCAAATTTCTGGATCTAGCAATATGGTTGGATTCGGAAATGCAGAACATGAAATTGTTGATGCAACTTGTTTACAATCATCTGGCGAAGTATCTTCAACAGATACAATGCCTGTGGAAGCTGCAGTTGGTATTTCAAGATTACCTGGTCAAAATCTCTTGCAGGCACAGCATCCTGAGCCAGATTGTGAAAGTCAGGCCAAGTTGAAGCCACATGGAAGTTCAGCTGAAGAATCAAATATAAGGGTATCACTGGTTGAATGTTTGGCTACATCTTTCGATTCAGACGAAGAGCATACTTGA